One part of the Prunus persica cultivar Lovell chromosome G5, Prunus_persica_NCBIv2, whole genome shotgun sequence genome encodes these proteins:
- the LOC18776627 gene encoding increased DNA methylation 1: MEWDSQHLSNLGRLNFRNFYTAILEKDDEIISAASIRIRGREMAEMPFVGTESKCRGQGFLRKFLVAIESALHFLNVENLIIPASIEIVGMWTQKFKFSHIASAMIRTIISSNTLMFPKAVRLQKSLLADDAEADNAAMDVNEVQNNDQNEVQQNRDERPPFIDINLDPTEEAIDA; encoded by the exons ATGGAGTGGGACTCACAACATTT gtCAAATTTGGGTCGgttaaattttagaaatttcTATACTGCCATCCTAGAGAAGGACGATGAAATCATCTCTGCAGCATCTATAAG AATACGTGGAAGAGAGATGGCAGAGATGCCCTTTGTGGGAACTGAATCGAAGTGCAGGGGACAAGGATTTCTTCGAAAATTTCTAGTAGCCATTGAATCT gccCTTCACTTCTTAAATGTGGAAAATCTGATCATTCCAGCTTCAATAGAAATAGTTGGAATGTGGActcaaaaatttaaattttcccACATTGCAAGTGCCATGATCAGAACAATAATCTCCTCAAACACATTGATGTTTCCGAAGGCTGTCAGGCTGCAGAAAAGCTTGCTGGCAGATGATGCAGAAGCAGACAAtgcag CTATGGACGTTAATGAAGTTCAGAACAATGATCAAAATGAGGTCCAGCAAAATAGAGATGAAAGACCGCCTTTCATTGATATAAATCTGGACCCTAcagaagaggctattgatgcaTAA